A single Hippocampus zosterae strain Florida chromosome 1, ASM2543408v3, whole genome shotgun sequence DNA region contains:
- the LOC127609686 gene encoding acidic leucine-rich nuclear phosphoprotein 32 family member A-like isoform X2, translating to MDLNQKLSLELQQRSPKDVQELVLDNCRAVDGRIEGITEEFCNLETLSLINVRLTTLEDIPKLDKLKKLELSDNRISGGLEVLAERLKSLKHLHLSGNKFKDISTLEPLKNLPQLKSLDLFNCEVTNLADYRESIFKLLPNLTYLDGFDIDDCEGSDSEGEVDGPDDDDEGCESEDFEDEEEDEEDIVAVEDYDEDDDSGDDESLQDGHVNGDVDSDEDVDDEEDDEDDEDEGSSPAKGEKRKRDPEDDEEDDLDDD from the exons ATGGACTTAAACCAAAAGCTATCGTTGGAGCTGCAGCAACGGTCACCGAAAGAT GTCCAGGAGTTAGTTCTGGACAACTGTCGTGCCGTTGACGGGAGAATTGAAGGCATCACAGAAGAGTTTTGCAATCTGGAGACGCTGAGCCTCATCAATGTGCGCCTGACCACTTTAGAAGATATTCCAAAACTGGACAAACTGAAAAAG ttggaGCTAAGCGACAACAGAATATCGGGGGGTCTGGAGGTTCTGGCTGAGCGACTCAAGAGCCTGAAGCATCTTCACCTCAGTGGCAACAAGTTCAAAGACATAAGCACCCTGGAGCCACTG AAAAATCTGCCTCAGCTGAAGAGTCTGGACCTTTTCAATTGCGAGGTGACCAACCTGGCTGACTACAGAGAGTCAATTTTCAAGCTGCTCCCCAACCTCACATACCTGGACGGCTTTGACATTGATGACTGTGAGGGGTCCGACTCAGAGGGTGAAGTGGATGGACCAGACGACGATGATGAAG GCTGCGAATCGGAAGACTTtgaggacgaagaggaggatgaagaggacaTTGTGGCTGTAGAGGACTATGATGAAGACGATGACAGTGGTGATGATGAG TCTCTGCAGGACGGACACGTGAATGGAGATGTTGACAGTGACGAAGATGTTGACGATGAAGAGgacgatgaggatgatgaag ATGAAGGCTCATCTCCAGCCAAAggagaaaagaggaagagggaccctgaagatgatgaagaagatgaTTTAGACGATGATTAA
- the mad2l1 gene encoding mitotic spindle assembly checkpoint protein MAD2A: MTSTLKGITLKGSAELVADFFCFGINSILYQRGIYPPEQFTRVSQYDMSLQVTSDPELKNYLDSVMTQLKEWLLNCTVQKLVLVITCLATDEVLERWQFDIECDKSAMECSAPREKSIQTIQGEIRSVLRQITASVTFLPLLETPCSFNLLIYTDKDLAIPDKWEESGPHRINQPEEVRLRSFTTSIHKVCSMVTYKKTCSL; this comes from the exons ATGACCAGCACACTGAAAGGAATTACGCTCAAAGGAAGTGCGGAGCTGGTCGCTGATTTCTTTT GTTTTGGTATCAACAGCATCCTGTACCAGCGTGGCATCTATCCTCCGGAGCAATTCACCAGAGTCAGCCAGTATGACATGAGCCTCCAGGTCACCTCAGATCCTGAACTGAAGAACTATCTTGACAGTGTGATGACACAGCTCAAAG AGTGGCTCCTCAATTGCACCGTGCAGAAGCTGGTGTTGGTAATCACATGTCTGGCAACGGACGAGGTGTTGGAGCGCTGGCAGTTTGACATAGAGTGTGACAAGTCGGCCATGGAGTGCAG TGCCCCTCGAGAAAAATCCATTCAAACCATCCAGGGTGAGATCCGCTCAGTTCTCCGACAGATCACCGCCTCCGTGACCTTCCTACCCTTGCTGGAAACGCCAT GCAGCTTCAACCTCCTGATCTACACTGACAAAGACCTCGCAATTCCCGACAAGTGGGAGGAGTCCGGCCCGCACCGCATCAACCAACCGGAAGAGGTGCGCCTCCGCTCTTTTACCACGAGCATCCACAAGGTGTGCAGCATGGTCACTTACAAGAAGACGTGCTCActttaa
- the LOC127609654 gene encoding endophilin-A1-like, whose protein sequence is MSVAGLKKQFHKATQKVSEKVGGAEGTKLDDDFKEMEKKVDVTSRAVLDIMTKTTEYLQPNPASRAKLSMINTMSKIRGQEKGPGYPQAESVLGDAMLKFGRELGEESCFGLALIDAGEAMKELGEVKDALDMEVKQNFIDPLQNLHDKDLKEIQHHLKKMEGRRLDFDYKKKRQGKVQDDEIKQALEKFDESKEIAEQSMFNLLESDIEQVSQLAALVQAQLEYHSRTAQILQQLSSKMDERIKEVSSKPRKEFVPKPRMTLELLPPSENHNGGLHSAKSPGRSPAPLDQPCCRALYDFEPENEGELGFKEGDVITLTNQIDDNWYEGMIHGHSGFFPINYVDILVPLPH, encoded by the exons ATGTCCGTCGCGGGGTTGAAGAAGCAGTTCCACAAAGCCACGCAG AAAGTCAGCGAGAAGGTGGGCGGCGCCGAAGGAACCAAGCTTGACGATGACTTTAAAGAAATGGAGAAG AAAGTGGACGTGACCAGCCGAGCGGTTTTGGACATCATGACTAAAACCACAGAGTACCTGCAGCCCAACCCGGCTTCCAGAGCCAAGCTCAGCATGATCAACACCATGTCCAAAATCCGGGGCCAGGAAAAAGGACCCGGATACCCACAGGCTGAGTCGGTTCTGGGAGACGCCATGTTGAAGTTTGGACGGGAACTCGGGGAGGAATCCTGCTTTG GCCTGGCACTCATTGACGCGGGTGAGGCCATGAAGGAGCTAGGCGAGGTGAAGGATGCTCTGGATATGGAGGTGAAACAGAACTTCATCGACCCGCTGCAGAACCTCCACGACAAAGACCTGAAAGAGATCCAG CATCACCTGAAGAAGATGGAAGGTCGCCGTCTGGACTTTGACTACAAGAAGAAGCGTCAGGGAAAAGTGCAAGACGACGAGATCAAACAAGCCCTGGAGAAGTTTGATGAGAGCAAGGAGATCGCAGAGCAGAGCATGTTCAACCTTCTAGAGAGCGAC ATTGAGCAGGTGAGCCAGTTGGCGGCACTGGTCCAGGCCCAGTTGGAGTACCACAGTCGCACCGCTCAGATCCTTCAGCAGCTCTCCAGTAAGATGGACGAGAG GATAAAGGAAGTTTCCAGTAAGCCCAGGAAGGAGTTTGTTCCGAAACCGCGCATGACCTTGGAGCTGCTGCCACCCAGTGAGAACCACAATGGTGGCCTCCACTCTGCTAAATCCCCCGGAAGATCACCAG CCCCCCTGGACCAGCCGTGCTGCCGGGCGCTCTACGACTTTGAGCCGGAGAACGAGGGCGAGCTGGGCTTCAAGGAGGGCGATGTCATCACGCTGACCAATCAGATCGATGACAACTGGTATGAGGGAATGATCCACGGCCACTCAGGCTTCTTCCCCATCAACTATGTCGACATCTTGGTGCCGCTCCCGCATTAA
- the LOC127609686 gene encoding acidic leucine-rich nuclear phosphoprotein 32 family member A-like isoform X1, producing MDLNQKLSLELQQRSPKDVQELVLDNCRAVDGRIEGITEEFCNLETLSLINVRLTTLEDIPKLDKLKKLELSDNRISGGLEVLAERLKSLKHLHLSGNKFKDISTLEPLKNLPQLKSLDLFNCEVTNLADYRESIFKLLPNLTYLDGFDIDDCEGSDSEGEVDGPDDDDEGCESEDFEDEEEDEEDIVAVEDYDEDDDSGDDESLQDGHVNGDVDSDEDVDDEEDDEDDEADEGSSPAKGEKRKRDPEDDEEDDLDDD from the exons ATGGACTTAAACCAAAAGCTATCGTTGGAGCTGCAGCAACGGTCACCGAAAGAT GTCCAGGAGTTAGTTCTGGACAACTGTCGTGCCGTTGACGGGAGAATTGAAGGCATCACAGAAGAGTTTTGCAATCTGGAGACGCTGAGCCTCATCAATGTGCGCCTGACCACTTTAGAAGATATTCCAAAACTGGACAAACTGAAAAAG ttggaGCTAAGCGACAACAGAATATCGGGGGGTCTGGAGGTTCTGGCTGAGCGACTCAAGAGCCTGAAGCATCTTCACCTCAGTGGCAACAAGTTCAAAGACATAAGCACCCTGGAGCCACTG AAAAATCTGCCTCAGCTGAAGAGTCTGGACCTTTTCAATTGCGAGGTGACCAACCTGGCTGACTACAGAGAGTCAATTTTCAAGCTGCTCCCCAACCTCACATACCTGGACGGCTTTGACATTGATGACTGTGAGGGGTCCGACTCAGAGGGTGAAGTGGATGGACCAGACGACGATGATGAAG GCTGCGAATCGGAAGACTTtgaggacgaagaggaggatgaagaggacaTTGTGGCTGTAGAGGACTATGATGAAGACGATGACAGTGGTGATGATGAG TCTCTGCAGGACGGACACGTGAATGGAGATGTTGACAGTGACGAAGATGTTGACGATGAAGAGgacgatgaggatgatgaag CAGATGAAGGCTCATCTCCAGCCAAAggagaaaagaggaagagggaccctgaagatgatgaagaagatgaTTTAGACGATGATTAA